A segment of the Spirochaetota bacterium genome:
AATCCATAATTTTCCGATATTATATCAGAAATAAAAAATATGATAATTTGTTATATTTATCCCGGTAGGATTATTGCGAATCAAGGAGGAGTATTATGAAGAGGTGATATACTTTGAAAGATATTATAGCTATTAAACGATTCAAGCGGTTTTTGCAGATTGAAAAGGGGCTTTCTCCTAATTCTATTTATTCATACACATATGATTTAAAAAAATTTTCTGATTTTTTAGCGCGTAAAAATAAAACAATACTCAATGCATCACAGGACGATGTGGAGCAGTTTTTATTTTTTGAGAAAAATAAAAAAAGAAATTCTGCAAGGACATTAGCACGATCCCTGGCTGCAATACGCCAGTTTTATAATTATATGGCAAGCATTGAGAATATTAGCAACCCAACTGTAAAAATAGAAACACCTCATTTTCAAAAAGCATTACCTGATTTTTTGTCAATAGAAGAAATTGACAGGCTGTTTGCCTCAATACGTGAGGATGATCTGTACCAGTTGCGTGATAAAGCCATATTTGAATTATTGTATTCTGCAGGTTTACGGATATCTGAGGCAGTAGAATTAAAGGTGATAGACGTTGATTTGAAAAACAAGTTCTTAAAAGTATTGGGTAAAGGAAATAAAGAACGCATTGTGCCTATTGGTGACGAAGCAAAGCGCCTGATTGAAAAATACTTAAATGATTCACGCCCTATTATACTTGGCAACAGAATAAGTGAGTATCTTTTTATAAGTAAGAAAGGTGGCATGTTG
Coding sequences within it:
- the xerD gene encoding site-specific tyrosine recombinase XerD, whose amino-acid sequence is MKDIIAIKRFKRFLQIEKGLSPNSIYSYTYDLKKFSDFLARKNKTILNASQDDVEQFLFFEKNKKRNSARTLARSLAAIRQFYNYMASIENISNPTVKIETPHFQKALPDFLSIEEIDRLFASIREDDLYQLRDKAIFELLYSAGLRISEAVELKVIDVDLKNKFLKVLGKGNKERIVPIGDEAKRLIEKYLNDSRPIILGNRISEYLFISKKGGMLNRKSVWRLLKGYAKMVDIRKNITPHTLRHSFATHLLERGADLRAVQELLGHVDISTTQIYTHLARKQLQEIHKRFHPKS